The stretch of DNA CTTCGATGCTGAGCATTGTGGTATTCTCGGGCTAAAGGACCGCCCAAGTGTACACCGAGCGCACCGAATGTATCCCGAAACTCACACCAAGCGTTGAAGTCGCGGCAACAACGGCGCAAAGTCCGCCTGCGCGGACTGCGGCGGATGCATCGGCGCCAAGTGCCGAGATCGTTGCTGGGAGTGGACTTTCGCCACGCGCCAAAGCCCCTCGCCTGTCATCCTGAGCGAGCGGCGACGCCGATCCATCGGTCGCGCCGAGCCATGCAGCGAGTCGAAGGATCTTGCCACATGGCTGGCCGCGAGCGCCCCCGCCTTAGTCTGAGCGGGCCTCTGCTGTCGTGCGCTTCGCCGACTGCCGTGGCAAGATCCTTCGACGTCGCGCCACGGTCCGGCGCGACGGACGGTCCCGCGCGGCGCTCCGCTCAGGATGACAGGCCTCTTCGCGACCCGGCCATGCACGGGCGGCCGCGCCGCTTCAACCGGAACGCGCCGAAGCCGCGGATGCAGTCCGCGGAGGCGGACTTCGTGCTTTTCCAGCGGCGAATTCATTCGCTCCTGGAGGGCGGAAACGCGGTACGGTGGGTGACGGACAAAGGCTGAGGCCACAGTCCGCGAAGGCGGACTTCGCGCCGTTGTTGCCGCGACTTCAGTCGCCCCGGCCCTGTCAGCCCGCGGGATCCGGCTCACTTATCCGGTGGCCCCGACTCGGCCGGCGGCGGGCTCAAGACCAGTCAGCCAGCAAGCCTCGGCAGACACGAGCGGATTGATCAACATCAAAGGAAAACCGATGATGCACTACCTTCCCGGCCCGGCGGAAACGCGCCGGATGACCACCTCGGAACTACGCGCGGCCTTTCTGCTGGAAGACCTCTTCCGCCCCGGCGAGGTAACGCTGCGCTTCGTGGACCTGGACCGCGCCGTCGTGGGGGCGGTCGTCCCCACCGACGGCCCGCTCTCGCTCGACGCGCCGGAAGCCATGGCCGCCGAGTACTTTACCGAGCGCCGCGAGCTGGGCATCCTGAACGTGGGCGCCGCGGGGAGCGTGACGGTGGATGGAGAGCGCTTCGCCCTTCAGACGCGCGACGTGCTGTACGTGGGGCGCGGCAGCCGCGACATCCGCTTCGAGAGCGATGATGCTTCATCGCCCGCGCTCTTCTACCTCATCAGCTACCCGGCGCACGCGTCGCATCCCACCACGCTGGTGCGCGAGGCGGACGCGGAGGCCAACGAGTTGGGCTCGCAGGAAACAGCCAACCGCCGCATCCTGCGCAAGTACATCCATCCCAATGGCGTCACCAGCGCGCAACTGGTGATGGGCGTCACCGAGCTGCTGGAGGGCAACGTGTGGAACACCATGCCCTCCCACACGCACGCGCGGCGGACGGAAATCTACCTGTACTTCCAGGTGCCGCAGGACTCCGTCGTCATCCATCTGATGGGCGAACCGGACGAAAGCCGCCACCTGGTAATGCGCGATGAGCAGGTGGCGCTGTCTCCAGGATGGTCCATCCACTCCGGCTGCGGCACCCGCGGCTACACCTTCTGCTGGGCGATGGGCGGCGAAAACCAGGTGTTCGCCGACATGCAGGCCGTCGCCATGGACACCCTCCGCTGATCCGCACGATGCAACGCACACCGATTCTGTTCGCCGCCGCGGCCGCGCTGCTCGCCGCGCCCGCCGCCGCGCAGTCCGTCACCATCCGCGCGGAAAACCCGCTGAACGAGGCGCGCCGCGACGAGGTCATCGCCCTCTCCTGGTCCGCCCTGCGCTCCGCCCTCCCCGCCCTGCGCGCCGAGGCCGTGCGCGTGGTGGATGCGGCGGGAAACGAGTATCCGGTGCAGGTGCTGGACGCGGATGGAGACGCCGCGCCGGACTCGCTGCTGGTGCTGAGCGACTTTTCGCCCCGCGAGCGGCGGGAATGGCGTGTGGAGCCGCGCGCCGCCTCGTCCCCCGCCGCGCCTCGCGTGCACGCCAAGCATGA from Longimicrobium terrae encodes:
- the kduI gene encoding 5-dehydro-4-deoxy-D-glucuronate isomerase, translating into MMHYLPGPAETRRMTTSELRAAFLLEDLFRPGEVTLRFVDLDRAVVGAVVPTDGPLSLDAPEAMAAEYFTERRELGILNVGAAGSVTVDGERFALQTRDVLYVGRGSRDIRFESDDASSPALFYLISYPAHASHPTTLVREADAEANELGSQETANRRILRKYIHPNGVTSAQLVMGVTELLEGNVWNTMPSHTHARRTEIYLYFQVPQDSVVIHLMGEPDESRHLVMRDEQVALSPGWSIHSGCGTRGYTFCWAMGGENQVFADMQAVAMDTLR